The Mucilaginibacter yixingensis genome window below encodes:
- a CDS encoding acyl-CoA dehydrogenase family protein, whose amino-acid sequence MPRTDLFESPDYYLMDELLSDEHKLIRSSVRDWVKKEVSPIIEDYAQRAEFPKQLLKGLAELGAFGPTIPTAYGGAGLDYTAYGIMMQEIERGDSGIRSTASVQGSLVMYPVYAYGSEEQKKKYLPKLAAGELIGCFGLTEPDHGSNPGGMVTNFKDAGDHYLLNGAKMWISNAPFADIAVVWAKDEEGKIRGLIVERGMEGFSTPETHNKWSLRASATGELVFDHVKVPKENLLPNVSGIKGPLGCLNQARYGIAWGALGAAMDCYDTALRYAKERVQFDRPIAGFQLQQKKLAEMITEITKGQLLVWRLGTLKSENRATPAQISMAKRNSVETAINVAREARQILGGMGITGEYSIMRHMMNLESVITYEGTHDIHLLITGYDITGLDAFK is encoded by the coding sequence ATGCCTCGTACTGATCTTTTTGAATCGCCCGATTATTATTTAATGGATGAATTGCTGAGCGACGAGCACAAGCTGATCCGCAGTAGCGTGCGCGACTGGGTAAAGAAAGAGGTGTCGCCTATTATTGAAGATTACGCGCAGCGCGCCGAGTTCCCGAAGCAACTACTGAAAGGACTGGCTGAACTAGGCGCCTTCGGTCCCACCATCCCAACAGCATACGGCGGCGCCGGTTTGGATTATACCGCCTACGGCATCATGATGCAGGAAATAGAGCGTGGCGACTCAGGCATCCGCTCTACCGCATCGGTACAGGGATCATTGGTGATGTACCCCGTCTACGCATACGGCTCTGAGGAGCAGAAAAAGAAATACTTACCCAAACTGGCCGCCGGAGAATTAATCGGCTGCTTCGGACTAACAGAGCCCGATCATGGTTCTAATCCCGGCGGCATGGTCACCAACTTCAAGGATGCGGGCGATCACTACCTGCTTAACGGCGCCAAAATGTGGATCTCTAACGCGCCATTTGCAGATATAGCCGTTGTTTGGGCGAAAGATGAGGAAGGAAAAATCAGAGGATTGATTGTAGAGCGCGGCATGGAAGGCTTCAGCACGCCCGAAACTCACAACAAATGGTCGCTACGCGCATCGGCCACCGGCGAGTTGGTATTTGACCATGTGAAAGTGCCAAAAGAGAATCTGCTGCCTAACGTATCAGGCATCAAAGGGCCGCTGGGATGCCTAAACCAGGCACGTTACGGCATTGCTTGGGGCGCTTTGGGTGCAGCCATGGATTGTTATGACACCGCCCTGCGTTACGCCAAAGAACGTGTTCAATTTGACAGACCCATAGCTGGTTTCCAGTTACAGCAAAAAAAGCTGGCAGAAATGATTACGGAGATCACCAAAGGTCAGCTACTTGTCTGGCGACTGGGAACGCTGAAAAGTGAGAACCGTGCAACGCCGGCACAAATATCTATGGCCAAGCGTAACAGTGTAGAAACAGCCATCAATGTAGCGCGTGAGGCCCGGCAGATTTTGGGCGGCATGGGTATTACTGGCGAGTATTCAATTATGCGCCACATGATGAACCTCGAGTCGGTAATTACCTATGAAGGAACGCATGATATTCACCTGTTAATCACCGGTTATGACATCACCGGCCTTGATGCCTTTAAGTAA
- the folB gene encoding dihydroneopterin aldolase: protein MMKISLHEAKFFANHGFYPEEQLLGTHFVVNIDVEFEPERGVLTDELTDTVNYMQLYAIAADEMKQTKKLLEAVAGEIIDRIRASFPYLHSIRVELKKLNPPLAGPVGYTAVTLTDIKKD, encoded by the coding sequence ATGATGAAGATCAGCTTGCATGAGGCTAAGTTTTTTGCCAATCATGGTTTTTATCCCGAAGAACAACTGTTGGGAACACATTTTGTGGTGAATATTGATGTAGAGTTTGAACCAGAAAGAGGTGTGCTGACAGATGAGCTTACCGATACGGTGAATTACATGCAGCTTTATGCTATTGCCGCCGATGAGATGAAGCAGACCAAAAAACTGCTGGAGGCTGTTGCCGGTGAAATAATAGACCGCATTCGCGCCAGCTTTCCTTATCTGCACAGCATCAGGGTAGAACTGAAAAAGTTGAACCCGCCGTTGGCCGGTCCGGTCGGTTACACCGCTGTAACGCTTACAGATATTAAAAAAGACTAA
- a CDS encoding FAD-binding oxidoreductase has protein sequence MDYNRITPEILFEITAVVGNENVLTQRSEMENYSHDETEDLHFYPEVVVKPATPEQVSVLLKLCNQHLIPVTPRGAGTGLSGGALPVKGGVLLAMERFNRIIEIDEQSLQATVEPGVITEVFMNAVAQKGLLYPVDPASKGSCFIGGNVSHGSGGPRVVKYGTIREYILNLQVVLTNGDIIWTGANTLKYASGYNLTQLMIGSEGTLGVVTKIVTKLIPAPTQDVLMLASFPDNNAACAAVSAIFRAGVVPSALEFMERRGVEWVIAHDGIVFDLKDDAGAFLLIEVDGTNQEQIFAECEKINVVLEEFGCKDVLFADSSAQKEELWRMRRVMGISVKSNSVYKEEDTVVPRAELPRLIKGIKETGARYGFESVCYGHAGDGNLHVNIIKGGMSDEDWNTKLKDGIREIFELTVSLGGTLSGEHGIGLVQKEFMPIKYSETHFSLMRSIKAVFDPKGILNPGKIF, from the coding sequence ATGGACTACAACCGCATAACCCCTGAAATACTGTTTGAAATTACCGCTGTTGTGGGTAACGAGAACGTGCTGACCCAACGGTCTGAAATGGAAAACTATAGCCATGACGAAACCGAGGATCTGCATTTTTATCCCGAGGTAGTAGTGAAGCCCGCTACACCCGAGCAGGTATCGGTCTTATTAAAACTTTGTAACCAGCATCTTATTCCCGTTACGCCGCGCGGTGCGGGTACGGGCCTGAGTGGAGGCGCTTTGCCTGTAAAAGGTGGTGTGTTGCTGGCCATGGAGCGTTTTAACAGAATTATAGAGATTGATGAGCAGAGCCTGCAAGCCACGGTTGAGCCCGGCGTAATTACCGAGGTGTTTATGAACGCGGTTGCACAAAAAGGTTTGCTTTACCCTGTTGATCCGGCTAGTAAGGGCAGTTGTTTTATTGGAGGCAACGTGTCGCACGGTTCGGGCGGGCCGAGGGTGGTGAAATATGGAACTATCCGTGAGTATATTCTGAATTTGCAGGTGGTGTTGACCAATGGCGATATTATCTGGACTGGTGCCAATACGCTTAAATATGCTTCTGGTTATAATTTAACTCAGTTGATGATTGGCAGCGAAGGGACGCTGGGAGTTGTTACCAAAATTGTGACTAAACTGATACCTGCACCTACACAGGATGTGCTGATGCTGGCGTCGTTTCCGGATAATAACGCGGCTTGTGCGGCAGTGTCGGCTATATTTAGGGCAGGGGTAGTGCCATCGGCATTGGAGTTTATGGAACGCAGGGGAGTGGAGTGGGTGATAGCACACGACGGAATTGTTTTTGATTTAAAAGATGATGCCGGTGCCTTTCTGCTGATTGAGGTAGACGGTACCAACCAGGAGCAGATTTTTGCTGAATGCGAAAAAATTAACGTTGTGCTGGAAGAATTTGGTTGCAAGGATGTGCTCTTTGCTGATTCATCGGCTCAGAAAGAAGAACTTTGGCGAATGCGCCGGGTGATGGGGATCTCGGTAAAATCAAACTCGGTTTATAAAGAAGAAGACACTGTTGTCCCTCGCGCTGAACTGCCGCGATTGATAAAAGGCATAAAAGAAACTGGAGCCAGGTACGGCTTTGAATCGGTTTGTTATGGCCACGCGGGTGATGGTAACCTGCACGTTAACATCATTAAAGGCGGGATGAGTGACGAAGATTGGAATACCAAACTGAAGGACGGCATCCGCGAAATATTTGAACTCACCGTTTCGCTGGGTGGCACACTGAGCGGCGAGCACGGTATTGGCCTGGTACAAAAAGAGTTTATGCCGATAAAATATTCAGAAACGCACTTTAGCCTGATGCGTAGTATTAAGGCGGTGTTTGACCCGAAAGGGATCCTAAATCCAGGGAAGATATTTTAA
- a CDS encoding thioesterase family protein translates to MPEDLADYTFRTSIPIRFSDIDAFGNVSNTIYLTYFEIARSNYWKEIIQWDMSKVGVILGRSEITYLKPLKLEDQIAVYVRTTRIGNSSFDVMHVLVKITEKGEEICTTGKTVCIAYDYSTKKSVPIPKVERQRMIDYDDPGLVTNTN, encoded by the coding sequence ATGCCTGAAGATTTAGCCGATTATACGTTTCGCACCTCCATCCCCATCCGTTTTTCTGATATCGATGCCTTCGGCAACGTAAGCAATACTATCTATCTTACTTATTTTGAAATTGCCCGTTCTAACTATTGGAAAGAAATTATCCAGTGGGATATGAGTAAAGTGGGCGTTATTCTGGGTCGTTCAGAAATTACTTATCTGAAACCGTTAAAGCTGGAAGATCAAATTGCCGTATATGTGCGCACAACACGCATTGGCAACAGCAGCTTTGACGTGATGCACGTACTGGTGAAGATTACCGAGAAGGGCGAAGAAATTTGCACTACCGGCAAAACCGTATGTATTGCGTATGATTATTCGACTAAAAAATCTGTACCTATCCCTAAGGTTGAGCGCCAAAGGATGATAGATTATGACGATCCGGGACTGGTGACTAATACCAATTGA
- a CDS encoding Hsp20/alpha crystallin family protein, with protein MTLVKFNNGHKYNAVSPRFSDVLDSIFNDSFAGERLATKVPAVNIAETENEFHVELAAPGLKKEDFKISLDKNVLSVSAEKKAEQAAEGKKYSKREYSYSSFVRSFTLPESADQSKIGAEYTDGILKLTVGKKEEAKAQSREIEVK; from the coding sequence ATGACTTTAGTAAAATTTAACAACGGCCACAAATACAACGCAGTTAGTCCACGTTTTAGCGACGTTTTAGACTCCATTTTTAACGACTCATTTGCGGGTGAGCGTTTGGCAACCAAAGTGCCTGCTGTAAACATTGCTGAAACCGAAAACGAGTTCCATGTAGAGTTAGCAGCTCCTGGTTTGAAAAAAGAAGATTTTAAGATCAGCTTAGATAAAAACGTGTTAAGCGTTAGCGCCGAGAAAAAAGCTGAACAAGCCGCAGAAGGCAAGAAATACAGCAAACGTGAATATAGCTACAGTTCATTTGTACGTTCATTCACCCTGCCAGAAAGTGCCGACCAATCTAAGATTGGTGCCGAATACACTGACGGTATCCTGAAACTGACTGTCGGCAAAAAAGAAGAAGCCAAAGCACAGTCGCGCGAAATTGAAGTAAAGTAA
- a CDS encoding alpha/beta fold hydrolase, with the protein MENAAVKTGYAPVNGISMYYEIYGKGTMPLVLIHGGGSTIETTFGTLIPLLAGFTQLIAVELQAHGRTSDRDAPESFAQDADDVAALLHHLKIGKADVMGFSNGGSTVLQMAIRHPQLTNRVIAIAGATKRSGFINGFFEGMANVTIDVMPQGLKDAYLKVNPNTEGLQTMFEKDRNRMITFQDWPDEQLQSITAPTLLMVSDKDVITIEHTAELSRLIPNASLIVLPGHHGGFIGEMGNDPSNGVLPRVTVDLVKQFLSN; encoded by the coding sequence ATGGAAAACGCAGCAGTAAAAACCGGCTATGCGCCGGTAAACGGCATTTCAATGTATTATGAGATCTATGGTAAGGGCACCATGCCGTTAGTGCTGATTCACGGCGGCGGGTCTACTATTGAGACTACCTTCGGGACGCTCATCCCGCTACTTGCAGGTTTCACCCAACTCATCGCTGTCGAGCTACAGGCACATGGCCGCACCAGCGATCGTGATGCGCCAGAAAGTTTTGCACAGGATGCTGATGACGTTGCGGCTTTGCTTCATCATTTAAAAATCGGGAAAGCCGATGTGATGGGTTTCAGCAATGGTGGTAGTACGGTATTGCAGATGGCTATCCGGCATCCGCAATTGACTAACAGAGTGATTGCTATTGCCGGCGCTACCAAGCGATCAGGATTTATTAATGGATTTTTTGAGGGGATGGCAAACGTTACGATAGACGTAATGCCGCAAGGACTGAAAGATGCCTATCTTAAAGTAAACCCAAATACCGAAGGCCTGCAAACCATGTTTGAGAAAGACCGTAACCGCATGATTACTTTCCAGGACTGGCCCGATGAACAACTCCAATCCATCACCGCACCTACCCTGCTTATGGTGTCAGACAAAGACGTGATTACAATAGAGCATACTGCTGAACTTTCCCGGCTGATCCCCAACGCCAGCCTTATTGTATTACCCGGCCATCATGGCGGCTTTATTGGCGAGATGGGCAATGATCCATCTAACGGCGTGCTGCCTCGGGTTACGGTGGATTTGGTTAAGCAATTTTTAAGCAATTAA
- a CDS encoding enoyl-ACP reductase: MAYNLLKGKKGIIFGALNSQSIAWKVAQRAVQEGAEIVLTNSPLALRMGELNALAEECNAPVIPADVTSNDDVQNLFTKSMEHFNGGVDFVLHSIGMSINVRKGIPYYENNYEFTHKGFDISALSLHRVLATAMKMDAINEWGSVVALTYIAGQRVFPDYNDMADNKAALESIARNFGYFYGKKNKVRVNTISQSPTLTTAGSGVKGFGGFIDYADKMSPLGNADADQCADYCVSLFSDFTRMVTMQNLFHDGGFSFTGVSQEVMESMGK, translated from the coding sequence ATGGCTTATAATTTATTAAAAGGTAAAAAAGGCATCATCTTCGGTGCATTAAACTCGCAATCAATTGCATGGAAAGTGGCCCAGCGTGCCGTACAGGAAGGTGCAGAAATTGTACTTACCAACTCTCCGCTGGCCCTGCGCATGGGCGAGCTAAACGCACTGGCCGAAGAGTGCAACGCACCCGTTATTCCAGCCGATGTAACCAGCAACGATGACGTACAGAACCTGTTTACCAAGTCTATGGAGCATTTTAACGGTGGTGTTGATTTTGTACTGCACTCAATTGGTATGAGTATTAACGTGCGTAAAGGCATCCCTTATTATGAGAACAATTACGAGTTTACGCACAAAGGTTTCGATATTTCTGCATTGAGCCTGCACCGTGTACTGGCTACCGCCATGAAAATGGACGCCATTAACGAGTGGGGATCTGTTGTAGCCCTAACTTATATTGCCGGTCAGCGCGTATTCCCTGATTATAACGATATGGCCGATAACAAAGCTGCGCTGGAAAGCATTGCCCGCAACTTCGGTTATTTCTATGGCAAGAAAAACAAAGTACGTGTAAACACCATATCACAATCGCCAACCCTTACTACAGCCGGCAGCGGCGTTAAAGGTTTTGGTGGCTTTATTGATTATGCCGACAAAATGAGTCCGCTGGGTAATGCTGATGCAGACCAGTGTGCAGATTATTGTGTGTCGCTATTCAGCGATTTTACCCGCATGGTAACCATGCAAAACCTGTTCCATGACGGCGGCTTCTCTTTCACCGGTGTAAGCCAGGAAGTAATGGAGAGCATGGGTAAGTAA
- a CDS encoding TonB family protein has protein sequence MKSLSFCFSYPMQFIIALLCFSLKGEAQASYVERSANPTYKTIYIDTVNLRGIVLDHTGKPVPDVSVASLTYYSATSRNLLAKTDANGRFTLDGAKHNDTLIIFGTGRYATWFQNRGSRYVEITLPEIKPAAVSSEADPIVVQTNAINQRKKQKIKFEEITCFDCGPGPMIESQAEPIGGNERLKKRIKQQLVYPEQAVKNHIEGLVKVNFEIEKDGSVVNPRVVQGIGYGCEEEVICLIAQTKWQPAHGQGGIVCPESIVVQFILTDK, from the coding sequence ATGAAAAGTTTATCTTTCTGCTTCTCCTACCCCATGCAATTTATAATTGCGCTGTTGTGTTTTTCTTTAAAAGGAGAGGCTCAAGCCAGTTATGTAGAAAGGTCGGCAAACCCCACCTATAAAACGATTTATATCGATACCGTCAATCTAAGAGGTATTGTTTTAGATCATACCGGAAAGCCTGTCCCTGATGTATCGGTAGCATCGTTAACTTATTATTCGGCAACCAGCAGAAATTTACTTGCAAAAACGGACGCTAATGGAAGGTTTACACTAGATGGCGCTAAACACAATGACACACTGATAATTTTTGGTACGGGCCGTTATGCAACGTGGTTTCAAAATCGTGGCAGCCGATATGTAGAAATTACTTTGCCTGAAATAAAGCCCGCAGCTGTTAGTAGTGAAGCCGACCCTATTGTTGTGCAAACCAACGCAATAAATCAACGTAAAAAACAGAAAATCAAGTTTGAGGAAATAACATGTTTTGACTGTGGGCCTGGCCCAATGATAGAGAGTCAAGCCGAACCCATTGGTGGAAATGAGCGGTTAAAAAAGCGTATTAAGCAACAGCTTGTCTATCCGGAGCAAGCCGTAAAAAACCATATTGAAGGGTTGGTTAAAGTTAATTTTGAGATTGAAAAAGATGGTTCGGTAGTGAACCCGCGTGTGGTGCAGGGAATTGGCTATGGTTGCGAAGAAGAAGTAATATGCTTAATTGCTCAAACTAAATGGCAACCCGCTCACGGACAAGGCGGTATAGTTTGCCCAGAATCGATTGTTGTTCAATTTATACTAACTGATAAATAA
- a CDS encoding cupin domain-containing protein, giving the protein MKNKLKVQHLLLVLWCIIACIFSAAATTQSEGFIIEHEQDIKKAEPGSHNGGGNTTAVPFFSKDQSLKIAFRKRILHPGSSIGYHLQKEDEIYYILSGNGILQMNGKDIPVTTGDAILTKPGSSHGLKPAGNEDLAVLITYDLK; this is encoded by the coding sequence ATGAAAAACAAACTAAAAGTGCAGCACTTACTGCTGGTGCTATGGTGTATCATCGCCTGCATATTTTCTGCAGCAGCCACTACACAAAGCGAGGGGTTTATTATAGAACATGAGCAAGACATCAAAAAAGCAGAGCCCGGCAGCCATAATGGCGGCGGTAATACCACAGCCGTCCCCTTCTTCAGTAAAGATCAATCGCTAAAAATAGCTTTCCGTAAACGCATTCTTCATCCGGGATCGTCCATCGGCTACCACCTCCAAAAAGAAGACGAAATTTATTATATCCTCAGCGGCAACGGCATTTTGCAAATGAACGGCAAAGATATCCCCGTAACAACCGGCGATGCCATCCTCACTAAACCAGGCAGCAGCCATGGATTGAAACCTGCCGGAAATGAAGATTTGGCGGTGCTGATTACTTACGATTTAAAATAA
- the recN gene encoding DNA repair protein RecN, with protein sequence MLQQLTINNYALIDNLQIGFDAGLNILTGETGAGKSIILGALSLILGQRAESRYFFNQQKKCVIEGQFKIDGFHLKSFFEDNDLDYEAETVLRREISADGKSRAFVNDTPVNLTTLKALGEKLIEIHSQHATLEINSPQFQLLVVDAVAGHAIELSAYQTKYKAWRKLNAELKQLIEESDKAKADLDYFQFQFDELDAAALAADEQEQLEQELYTLNNADEIKRSLLSANYLLQEGEAAALLQLREAGQQLSALEKFNPQIADLHQRLNSTVIELKDISAEIDHLEQQTHTDPARAEEVNTRLSLIYNLQKKHRVSTNTELLQIQQDLSDKIQNALFSDEAIEKLQKQIAAEQAELLQMATGLSNRRQQAIPAIEKQVLEALAEMGMGNSAMKIELATASAHNSPSGGLGENGLDQVRFLFTANKGHALAEMSKVASGGELSRLMLSIKSLIARYTALPTIIFDEIDTGVSGEVAHKVGQIMEQLSQNMQVISITHLPQIASKGNSHYFVYKDHQADVTYTRLRRLDDGERITEIAKMLSGDKPGESALQNARELLGV encoded by the coding sequence ATGCTTCAACAGCTAACTATTAACAACTACGCTTTGATTGACAACCTGCAGATTGGTTTTGATGCAGGCTTGAATATATTGACTGGCGAGACCGGCGCGGGTAAATCTATCATTTTGGGCGCGTTGTCGCTCATACTCGGTCAGCGGGCCGAGAGCCGCTATTTTTTTAATCAGCAGAAAAAATGTGTGATTGAGGGTCAGTTTAAGATAGATGGTTTCCATTTGAAAAGCTTTTTTGAGGATAACGACCTGGACTACGAAGCCGAAACCGTATTGCGCCGCGAGATTAGCGCCGATGGTAAATCGCGCGCCTTTGTGAATGATACACCAGTGAACCTCACCACGCTGAAAGCACTGGGCGAAAAGCTGATAGAGATCCATTCGCAACACGCTACGCTGGAAATTAATAGTCCGCAGTTTCAGTTACTGGTGGTTGATGCCGTTGCTGGCCACGCAATAGAATTATCGGCCTATCAGACCAAATATAAAGCTTGGCGTAAGCTAAATGCAGAGCTAAAACAGTTGATTGAAGAAAGCGACAAAGCTAAGGCAGATTTGGATTACTTCCAGTTTCAGTTTGATGAGCTGGATGCCGCCGCCCTGGCCGCCGATGAGCAGGAACAGCTGGAACAAGAACTATACACGCTCAACAACGCCGACGAGATTAAACGCAGCCTGCTTAGCGCTAATTACCTGTTACAGGAAGGCGAAGCCGCTGCCCTGCTGCAACTGCGTGAGGCCGGTCAGCAACTATCGGCATTAGAGAAATTCAATCCGCAGATAGCTGATCTGCATCAGCGATTAAACAGTACGGTGATCGAATTGAAAGATATTTCGGCAGAGATAGACCACCTGGAGCAGCAGACCCACACCGATCCGGCCCGCGCCGAAGAGGTAAACACCCGTTTAAGCCTGATCTATAACCTGCAAAAGAAACATCGCGTTAGCACCAACACCGAACTGTTACAGATACAGCAAGATCTGAGTGATAAGATTCAGAACGCGCTGTTTAGCGATGAAGCGATAGAAAAACTGCAAAAACAAATAGCCGCCGAGCAAGCCGAGCTGCTGCAAATGGCCACCGGGTTATCTAACCGTCGCCAGCAAGCCATCCCTGCCATAGAAAAACAAGTACTGGAAGCACTGGCAGAAATGGGCATGGGCAACTCAGCCATGAAAATAGAGCTCGCCACAGCATCGGCACATAACTCTCCTTCAGGGGGATTGGGGGAAAACGGCCTCGATCAGGTGCGCTTCCTCTTCACCGCCAACAAGGGCCATGCGCTGGCAGAGATGAGCAAAGTAGCGTCGGGCGGTGAATTATCGCGTTTGATGCTGAGCATCAAATCGCTCATTGCACGTTACACCGCCCTGCCTACCATTATTTTTGATGAGATTGACACCGGTGTATCTGGCGAGGTAGCACACAAAGTTGGCCAGATCATGGAGCAACTATCGCAAAATATGCAAGTGATCAGTATTACGCACCTGCCGCAAATTGCCAGCAAGGGTAATAGCCATTACTTTGTTTATAAAGACCACCAGGCCGATGTTACCTACACCCGACTGCGCCGTCTTGATGATGGCGAACGCATTACCGAAATAGCCAAAATGCTAAGCGGCGACAAGCCTGGCGAAAGCGCATTGCAGAACGCAAGAGAATTGCTAGGGGTTTAG
- a CDS encoding M56 family metallopeptidase → MENLFYNISQVLGITIIHSLWQGLIIYMLLRMYLQSFPSTSSVLKYKIAYISLMAMLGWFALTLYTEVSRYNWHPPANAIATLPEALRELTAPDSRYSFIFAGYMPYVTMLYFAGLVFNTLKLMLAWNNSYRIRQNVLPAGFEDQVNRLSVKLGLKKHVQVGFSQWVDVPCITGCLKPIILLPFTIGNYLNADEIAVILLHELAHVRRNDYLLNIIQQAVGILLFFNPFARLTGKLINQERENCCDDAVIHVTGSPLIYARALLKLEENKQQQWHLSLAAKNKSFDLLNRIERIMKTKKTSVNIRPALLAVVLLGCSLSCLAWLNPKIEHGKVTVKATVPSPIVHLLQDTTRKSSKTKPYLATPRKDLNSGNIVSGIDTINDTHLQELRSKVEMHGHNIDNYFNSEAAKKAQQDLMKQDSDFRAFFENPKMKQWEKELEKHGHELDKLGNSAEMKQWQVKMDEVAKKMDKLYADGKMDEHQKELDKASAKLEKLNPNSPEFAKQAKKVAELSTYYARVMAKPEYELEKQRTALSDELSKFYGSPAFKAHNQAIKAFSDSIAAYTDNAEFKAKTKDIAEKFKDKFWNADMKNEMKDLEKSTKELKDYMQQKGYDKTDLKFDFKNDMHVSFDDNDTVKAPRPPKPPKAPKKADVAKPKKNLPPPPPPAAPKKSESPMIPPPPPAVPKTPAQ, encoded by the coding sequence ATGGAAAATCTGTTTTATAACATCAGCCAGGTTTTAGGGATTACTATTATCCACTCTTTGTGGCAGGGGCTTATTATTTATATGCTGCTGCGCATGTATTTGCAAAGCTTTCCTTCCACGTCGTCTGTGTTGAAATATAAAATAGCTTACATCTCCTTAATGGCCATGCTGGGCTGGTTTGCACTTACGCTGTATACCGAGGTGAGCCGTTACAACTGGCACCCACCTGCAAACGCTATTGCCACCCTGCCTGAGGCATTACGTGAGTTGACAGCGCCCGACAGCCGCTACTCTTTCATTTTTGCAGGCTACATGCCCTACGTCACCATGCTTTATTTTGCCGGTTTAGTATTCAACACCTTAAAGCTGATGCTGGCCTGGAACAACAGTTACCGCATCCGCCAAAATGTACTGCCGGCCGGGTTTGAAGATCAGGTTAACCGCCTTTCAGTAAAACTCGGACTGAAAAAGCATGTGCAAGTAGGCTTTAGCCAATGGGTAGACGTACCCTGCATTACCGGTTGTTTGAAACCGATTATTCTGCTGCCATTTACCATCGGCAACTACCTCAATGCCGATGAAATTGCCGTTATTTTACTGCATGAACTGGCCCACGTGCGCCGTAATGATTACCTGCTTAACATCATTCAGCAGGCGGTGGGCATCCTTCTATTCTTTAATCCGTTTGCCCGGCTTACCGGCAAACTCATCAACCAGGAACGCGAGAACTGTTGCGATGATGCCGTGATACACGTTACCGGTAGTCCGCTCATCTACGCCAGGGCCTTGCTAAAACTGGAAGAGAACAAACAGCAGCAGTGGCACCTGTCGCTGGCCGCAAAAAACAAAAGTTTTGACCTCTTAAACAGAATCGAACGCATCATGAAAACTAAAAAAACCTCTGTAAATATACGCCCGGCGCTACTTGCCGTGGTGCTACTGGGCTGCAGCCTAAGCTGCCTGGCTTGGTTAAATCCTAAAATTGAGCATGGCAAGGTGACAGTAAAAGCAACCGTTCCATCGCCTATTGTGCATCTGTTACAGGATACCACAAGAAAATCGTCTAAAACAAAACCATACCTTGCTACACCACGTAAAGATTTAAATAGTGGCAATATTGTTAGCGGCATAGACACCATTAATGACACCCATCTGCAAGAGCTGCGCAGCAAAGTAGAAATGCACGGCCATAACATTGACAACTATTTTAACAGCGAAGCCGCGAAAAAAGCACAACAGGACTTGATGAAACAGGACTCTGATTTCCGTGCATTTTTTGAAAATCCGAAAATGAAGCAATGGGAAAAAGAACTGGAAAAACATGGCCACGAGCTGGACAAATTGGGCAACAGTGCTGAGATGAAACAATGGCAAGTCAAAATGGATGAAGTGGCCAAAAAAATGGACAAGCTTTATGCTGATGGAAAAATGGACGAGCATCAGAAAGAGTTGGATAAAGCCAGCGCCAAACTGGAAAAGCTCAATCCCAATTCGCCCGAGTTTGCTAAACAGGCAAAAAAAGTTGCAGAATTAAGCACCTACTACGCCAGAGTGATGGCCAAACCCGAATATGAATTAGAAAAACAACGCACCGCCCTATCTGACGAGTTAAGCAAGTTTTACGGCAGTCCGGCTTTCAAAGCACATAACCAAGCCATTAAAGCTTTTAGCGATAGCATTGCGGCCTACACTGATAACGCCGAGTTCAAGGCAAAAACAAAAGATATTGCCGAAAAATTTAAAGACAAGTTTTGGAATGCTGACATGAAGAACGAGATGAAAGATCTCGAGAAATCAACAAAAGAGCTGAAGGACTACATGCAACAAAAGGGCTATGATAAAACCGATCTGAAGTTTGACTTTAAGAACGATATGCACGTTAGTTTTGATGACAATGATACGGTGAAAGCACCTCGCCCGCCTAAACCACCTAAGGCACCTAAAAAAGCAGATGTTGCAAAACCTAAAAAGAACTTGCCGCCGCCGCCACCACCGGCAGCGCCGAAAAAAAGCGAGTCGCCAATGATACCCCCTCCACCACCTGCAGTACCTAAGACACCAGCTCAATAA